Proteins from a single region of Phoenix dactylifera cultivar Barhee BC4 unplaced genomic scaffold, palm_55x_up_171113_PBpolish2nd_filt_p 000160F, whole genome shotgun sequence:
- the LOC113461932 gene encoding enolase-phosphatase E1-like isoform X2, with product MESKAVVNPPEANLPVVVEKSGGGGRWDQVRSAVLRRGWSLGKKVAIAGAAISCAPVVIPPLLFFSTLGLAVAFPFGVYLASFAYTDLLMRSLLPPPPQEKEQEEEEEFFEPEEEMESEGEKTEVEEEKEKEEENVPQLDHDIEEKGDGGVVEEERQMEEAGMGKGKELVEDNKEEECGGGTLFYDEDMRKDFAVNLVPVELVCADDRYSSEVFEDRNRVEIVTEEQLMEEMKMPEEILVENEKNQEDKVEGTAQGLPPTAFPFDSVAPLEKEIEPSSQYASADEVGGARLGAETGGEEMEEEMGGGEQMEAEAEVKEEEGLDAAAPKSKESVPSADEVLEDREVEIVPSLEHASDAKDGGDTGDRGLVRQKSGVEEKGRNEGGVDSTAQEVPPSVDPSLVVVPQDTPMEEMGMEEELGAEQKVKNEDIVCFALEHESKIKQSSLSLVYGSKFEKGYEGAVGILEEEIPTEELGLGEAYAVEEMGDEGVGIKEEEKLTEVGLPEAYVVEEEGYEGNVGITEEEKLTEEVAFGDAYAVDKGYGRDVGILEEEKPREDVGLGEAYAFEYKDEGDVGKMEEEKQTKEVGLGEACVIEEKGYRGDVGMMEEEKPTEEVGLGVATAVEEKTYEADIGITEEKKPTEEVGLLEASAVEKKGNQGDVGLVEDKKLTEEGGLEEEREEKGKEDERVDCADFESENLLPSAYPSEAVAPEASKNEIEQSLEFAADVKEGGNRGSIGLMEEEKPVEQIEVREEITAEEKGRKEDDVDASTQKPPQNVYPFNNAVLEEHEDSVKPSSLSSECPSMFKGNGYGVCVETVEEGKLTEGAELRKEIEEVQKGEEAVDTSALESEKLLPSGYASVAALLEECKAETEPISQLACDVKNSGNKGGIGLVGEEKLLEEMDEREGKGLEENEYTAGAASQGFSQCVYPSVGEVLEEHMNQVKQSNRSSEFASVIKEKGHEGEVEMIEEKKPTEGMHLGEERQREAKEEECVDTAAMETEKLSPRAYLSESVASEVCEVEIELSSLSSEYASFVKDDGEGIGIKLVEEVQPTEEEMIMEEKKEAENKVMKQEGVGAENKEQLQNAEHFVDVVSTEQKIETEQSGVSLCDPSVVKQNEDGDCIEVLEEKILLSNEAGMREEREVLVEGKEEDGDNAAAPKNDGAVSSADGAVAVVAMEIKGESEPSGFNSEYLPAVEYQSLDMAETESRSSIEHGLDLSPGPKAVAVDTEVPVSSDGFIQ from the coding sequence ATGGAGTCCAAGGCGGTCGTCAATCCCCCAGAAGCCAATCTGCCGGTGGTGGTAGAGAAGTCCGGCGGCGGGGGTCGGTGGGACCAGGTGCGGTCCGCCGTGCTCCGCCGGGGATGGAGCCTTGGCAAGAAGGTGGCCATCGCCGGGGCGGCCATCTCCTGCGCCCCCGTGGTGATCCCTCCGTTGCTCTTCTTCTCCACCCTCGGCTTAGCCGTCGCCTTTCCCTTCGGCGTCTACCTCGCCAGCTTCGCCTACACCGATCTTCTCATGAGgtcccttcttcctccccctccccaagaaaaagaacaagaagaagaagaagaattcttcgaaccagaggaggagatggaaAGTGAAGGAGAGAAGacagaagtagaagaagagaaggagaaggaagaagaaaatgtgCCGCAGTTAGATCATGACATCGAGGAGAAAGGGGATGGAGGGGTGgtggaagaagagagacaaatgGAGGAAGCGGGGATGGGTAAGGGAAAGGAATTGGTGGAGGATAATAAGGAAGAAGAATGCGGAGGTGGTACGCTTTTTTATGATGAGGACATGAGGAAAGATTTTGCTGTGAATCTTGTGCCTGTAGAGCTTGTTTGTGCGGATGATAGATATTCATCTGAAGTTTTCGAAGATAGGAATCGGGTCGAGATAGTGACAGAAGAGCAACTAATGGAAGAGATGAAGATGCCAGAGGAAATACTAGTGGAGAATGAGAAGAATCAAGAAGATAAAGTGGAAGGTACTGCTCAGGGCCTGCCGCCAACTGCTTTTCCTTTTGACTCTGTAGCTCCTTTGGAGaaggagatcgagccgagttcACAGTATGCTTCTGCTGACGAGGTTGGTGGCGCTAGGCTGGGTGCTGAGACTGGTGGAGAAGAGATGGAGGAAGAAATGggtggtggagagcaaatggaagcagaggcagaggtgaaagaagaagagggattgGATGCTGCTGCACCGAAGAGCAAGGAGTCAGTGCCAAGTGCTGATGAAGTATTGGAGGACCGTGAGGTTGAGATCGTGCCAAGCTTGGAGCATGCATCTGATGCTAAGGATGGTGGGGATACAGGAGATAGAGGATTAGTGAGACAGAAAAGTGGAGTAGAAGAGAAGGGAAGGAATGAAGGTGGTGTGGATTCTACTGCTCAAGAAGTGCCACCAAGTGTTGATCCTTCTTTGGTAGTGGTGCCACAAGATAcaccaatggaagaaatggGGATGGAAGAGGAATTAGGAGCAGAACAGAAGGTAAAGAATGAGGATATTGTGTGTTTTGCTCTGGAACATGAGAGTAAAATAAAACAGTCCAGTTTGAGCCTCGTGTATGGGTCGAAATTTGAGAAGGGGTATGAAGGGGCTGTTGGCATTTTGGAAGAAGAGATACCAACTGAAGAACTAGGGCTAGGAGAAGCATATGCAGTTGAGGAGATGGGGGATGAAGGAGTTgggatcaaggaagaagaaaaactgACTGAAGTAGGGTTACCGGAAGCATATGTAGTCGAGGAGGAGGGGTATGAAGGAAATGTTGGCATTACAGAAGAAGAGAAACTGACCGAAGAAGTTGCATTTGGAGATGCATATGCAGTTGACAAGGGATATGGGAGGGATGTTGGCATTCTGGAAGAAGAGAAACCAAGAGAAGATGTAGGGTTAGGAGAAGCATATGCATTCGAGTATAAGGATGAAGGGGATGTTGGCAAAATGGAAGAAGAGAAACAGACTAAAGAAGTAGGATTAGGAGAAGCATGTGTAATTGAAGAGAAGGGGTATAGAGGGGATGTTGGCATGATGGAAGAAGAGAAACCAACTGAAGAAGTAGGGTTAGGAGTAGCTACTGCAGTTGAGGAGAAGACGTATGAAGCTGATATTGGCATAACCGAAGAAAAGAAACCTACTGAAGAAGTAGGGTTATTAGAAGCATCTGCAGTTGAGAAGAAGGGTAATCAAGGTGATGTTGGCTTAGTGGAAGACAAAAAGCTGACTGAAGAAGGGGGtttagaagaagaaagagaggagaagggaaaggaagaTGAGCGTGTAGACTGTGCTGATTTTGAGAGTGAGAATCTGTTGCCTAGTGCTTATCCTTCTGAGGCTGTTGCACCAGAGGCAAGCAAGAATGAGATTGAGCAAAGCTTGGAGTTTGCAGCTGATGTTAAGGAAGGTGGTAATAGAGGAAGTATAGGATTGATGGAAGAAGAGAAACCAGTTGAACAGATAGAGGTGAGAGAGGAAATCACAGCAGAAGAGAAGGGTAGGAAAGAAGATGATGTGGATGCTAGCACTCAGAAACCGCCACAGAATGTTTATCCTTTTAATAATGCGGTTCTGGAAGAGCATGAAGATTCTGTGAAGCCAAGTAGCTTGAGCTCAGAATGTCCATCCATGTTCAAGGGGAACGGATATGGAGTGTGTGTTGAAACTGTTGAAGAAGGGAAACTGACTGAAGGGGCTGAGCTGAGAAAAGAAATAGAAGAGGTCCAGAAAGGAGAAGAGGCTGTAGATACTTCTGCACTTGAGAGTGAGAAACTGTTGCCTAGTGGCTATGCTTCTGTCGCTGCTCTGCTAGAGGAGTGCAAGGCTGAGACTGAGCCAATCTCACAACTTGCATGTGATGTTAAGAATAGTGGAAATAAAGGAGGTATAGGATTGGTGGGAGAAGAGAAACTGTTGGAAGAAATGgatgagagagaaggaaaaggattAGAAGAGAACGAATATACTGCGGGTGCTGCTTCTCAGGGATTTTCCCAGTGTGTTTATCCTTCTGTTGGTGAGGTACTGGAAGAGCATATGAATCAAGTGAAGCAATCTAATCGAAGCTCAGAGTTTGCATCTGTGATCAAGGAGAAAGGACATGAAGGGGAAGTTGAGatgatagaagaaaagaaaccaaCTGAAGGCATGCATTTGGGAGAAGAAAGACAAAGAGAAGCTAAGGAAGAAGAGTGTGTAGATACTGCTGCCATGGAGACTGAGAAATTATCTCCTAGAGCTTATCTTTCAGAGTCTGTTGCATCAGAGGTGTGTGAAGTTGAAATTGAGCTATCCAGTTTGAGTTCAGAGTATGCATCTTTTGTCAAGGACGACGGAGAAGGAATAGGTATTAAGCTAGTGGAAGAAGTGCAACCAACAGAGGAGGAAATGataatggaagaaaaaaaagaagctgaaAACAAGGTGATGAAACAAGAGGGCGTGGGAGCTGAGAACAAGGAGCAGCTGCAGAATGCTGAGCATTTTGTGGATGTTGTTTCTACAGAGCAGAAGATTGAAACCGAGCAATCTGGTGTGAGCTTGTGCGATCCATCTGTGGTCAAACAGAACGAGGATGGGGACTGTATAGAGGTCTTGGAAGAAAAAATCCTACTGTCAAATGAAGCAGGgatgagagaagaaagagaagtgcTAGTggagggaaaggaagaagatggtgacAATGCTGCTGCCCCAAAGAATGATGGAGCAGTAAGCAGTGCTGATGGTGCTGTTGCTGTTGTTGCTATGGAGATCAAGGGTGAGAGTGAACCATCTGGTTTCAATTCAGAGTATCTACCTGCTGTTGAATATCAGTCTTTGGATATGGCAGAGACTGAAAGCCGATCTTCCATCGAGCATGGTTTGGACCTCAGTCCTGGACCGAAAGCGGTAGCTGTGGATACAGAGGTCCCAGTGTCTTCTGATG
- the LOC113461932 gene encoding uncharacterized protein LOC113461932 isoform X1, with protein MESKAVVNPPEANLPVVVEKSGGGGRWDQVRSAVLRRGWSLGKKVAIAGAAISCAPVVIPPLLFFSTLGLAVAFPFGVYLASFAYTDLLMRSLLPPPPQEKEQEEEEEFFEPEEEMESEGEKTEVEEEKEKEEENVPQLDHDIEEKGDGGVVEEERQMEEAGMGKGKELVEDNKEEECGGGTLFYDEDMRKDFAVNLVPVELVCADDRYSSEVFEDRNRVEIVTEEQLMEEMKMPEEILVENEKNQEDKVEGTAQGLPPTAFPFDSVAPLEKEIEPSSQYASADEVGGARLGAETGGEEMEEEMGGGEQMEAEAEVKEEEGLDAAAPKSKESVPSADEVLEDREVEIVPSLEHASDAKDGGDTGDRGLVRQKSGVEEKGRNEGGVDSTAQEVPPSVDPSLVVVPQDTPMEEMGMEEELGAEQKVKNEDIVCFALEHESKIKQSSLSLVYGSKFEKGYEGAVGILEEEIPTEELGLGEAYAVEEMGDEGVGIKEEEKLTEVGLPEAYVVEEEGYEGNVGITEEEKLTEEVAFGDAYAVDKGYGRDVGILEEEKPREDVGLGEAYAFEYKDEGDVGKMEEEKQTKEVGLGEACVIEEKGYRGDVGMMEEEKPTEEVGLGVATAVEEKTYEADIGITEEKKPTEEVGLLEASAVEKKGNQGDVGLVEDKKLTEEGGLEEEREEKGKEDERVDCADFESENLLPSAYPSEAVAPEASKNEIEQSLEFAADVKEGGNRGSIGLMEEEKPVEQIEVREEITAEEKGRKEDDVDASTQKPPQNVYPFNNAVLEEHEDSVKPSSLSSECPSMFKGNGYGVCVETVEEGKLTEGAELRKEIEEVQKGEEAVDTSALESEKLLPSGYASVAALLEECKAETEPISQLACDVKNSGNKGGIGLVGEEKLLEEMDEREGKGLEENEYTAGAASQGFSQCVYPSVGEVLEEHMNQVKQSNRSSEFASVIKEKGHEGEVEMIEEKKPTEGMHLGEERQREAKEEECVDTAAMETEKLSPRAYLSESVASEVCEVEIELSSLSSEYASFVKDDGEGIGIKLVEEVQPTEEEMIMEEKKEAENKVMKQEGVGAENKEQLQNAEHFVDVVSTEQKIETEQSGVSLCDPSVVKQNEDGDCIEVLEEKILLSNEAGMREEREVLVEGKEEDGDNAAAPKNDGAVSSADGAVAVVAMEIKGESEPSGFNSEYLPAVEYQSLDMAETESRSSIEHGLDLSPGPKAVAVDTEVPVSSDGEGLYSEDKLWEQIFAIRTIMGYKAALQLSLVEELRALFFVTGVKPPASMKGDSDLVELNEMLRFLKSVIGVQ; from the coding sequence ATGGAGTCCAAGGCGGTCGTCAATCCCCCAGAAGCCAATCTGCCGGTGGTGGTAGAGAAGTCCGGCGGCGGGGGTCGGTGGGACCAGGTGCGGTCCGCCGTGCTCCGCCGGGGATGGAGCCTTGGCAAGAAGGTGGCCATCGCCGGGGCGGCCATCTCCTGCGCCCCCGTGGTGATCCCTCCGTTGCTCTTCTTCTCCACCCTCGGCTTAGCCGTCGCCTTTCCCTTCGGCGTCTACCTCGCCAGCTTCGCCTACACCGATCTTCTCATGAGgtcccttcttcctccccctccccaagaaaaagaacaagaagaagaagaagaattcttcgaaccagaggaggagatggaaAGTGAAGGAGAGAAGacagaagtagaagaagagaaggagaaggaagaagaaaatgtgCCGCAGTTAGATCATGACATCGAGGAGAAAGGGGATGGAGGGGTGgtggaagaagagagacaaatgGAGGAAGCGGGGATGGGTAAGGGAAAGGAATTGGTGGAGGATAATAAGGAAGAAGAATGCGGAGGTGGTACGCTTTTTTATGATGAGGACATGAGGAAAGATTTTGCTGTGAATCTTGTGCCTGTAGAGCTTGTTTGTGCGGATGATAGATATTCATCTGAAGTTTTCGAAGATAGGAATCGGGTCGAGATAGTGACAGAAGAGCAACTAATGGAAGAGATGAAGATGCCAGAGGAAATACTAGTGGAGAATGAGAAGAATCAAGAAGATAAAGTGGAAGGTACTGCTCAGGGCCTGCCGCCAACTGCTTTTCCTTTTGACTCTGTAGCTCCTTTGGAGaaggagatcgagccgagttcACAGTATGCTTCTGCTGACGAGGTTGGTGGCGCTAGGCTGGGTGCTGAGACTGGTGGAGAAGAGATGGAGGAAGAAATGggtggtggagagcaaatggaagcagaggcagaggtgaaagaagaagagggattgGATGCTGCTGCACCGAAGAGCAAGGAGTCAGTGCCAAGTGCTGATGAAGTATTGGAGGACCGTGAGGTTGAGATCGTGCCAAGCTTGGAGCATGCATCTGATGCTAAGGATGGTGGGGATACAGGAGATAGAGGATTAGTGAGACAGAAAAGTGGAGTAGAAGAGAAGGGAAGGAATGAAGGTGGTGTGGATTCTACTGCTCAAGAAGTGCCACCAAGTGTTGATCCTTCTTTGGTAGTGGTGCCACAAGATAcaccaatggaagaaatggGGATGGAAGAGGAATTAGGAGCAGAACAGAAGGTAAAGAATGAGGATATTGTGTGTTTTGCTCTGGAACATGAGAGTAAAATAAAACAGTCCAGTTTGAGCCTCGTGTATGGGTCGAAATTTGAGAAGGGGTATGAAGGGGCTGTTGGCATTTTGGAAGAAGAGATACCAACTGAAGAACTAGGGCTAGGAGAAGCATATGCAGTTGAGGAGATGGGGGATGAAGGAGTTgggatcaaggaagaagaaaaactgACTGAAGTAGGGTTACCGGAAGCATATGTAGTCGAGGAGGAGGGGTATGAAGGAAATGTTGGCATTACAGAAGAAGAGAAACTGACCGAAGAAGTTGCATTTGGAGATGCATATGCAGTTGACAAGGGATATGGGAGGGATGTTGGCATTCTGGAAGAAGAGAAACCAAGAGAAGATGTAGGGTTAGGAGAAGCATATGCATTCGAGTATAAGGATGAAGGGGATGTTGGCAAAATGGAAGAAGAGAAACAGACTAAAGAAGTAGGATTAGGAGAAGCATGTGTAATTGAAGAGAAGGGGTATAGAGGGGATGTTGGCATGATGGAAGAAGAGAAACCAACTGAAGAAGTAGGGTTAGGAGTAGCTACTGCAGTTGAGGAGAAGACGTATGAAGCTGATATTGGCATAACCGAAGAAAAGAAACCTACTGAAGAAGTAGGGTTATTAGAAGCATCTGCAGTTGAGAAGAAGGGTAATCAAGGTGATGTTGGCTTAGTGGAAGACAAAAAGCTGACTGAAGAAGGGGGtttagaagaagaaagagaggagaagggaaaggaagaTGAGCGTGTAGACTGTGCTGATTTTGAGAGTGAGAATCTGTTGCCTAGTGCTTATCCTTCTGAGGCTGTTGCACCAGAGGCAAGCAAGAATGAGATTGAGCAAAGCTTGGAGTTTGCAGCTGATGTTAAGGAAGGTGGTAATAGAGGAAGTATAGGATTGATGGAAGAAGAGAAACCAGTTGAACAGATAGAGGTGAGAGAGGAAATCACAGCAGAAGAGAAGGGTAGGAAAGAAGATGATGTGGATGCTAGCACTCAGAAACCGCCACAGAATGTTTATCCTTTTAATAATGCGGTTCTGGAAGAGCATGAAGATTCTGTGAAGCCAAGTAGCTTGAGCTCAGAATGTCCATCCATGTTCAAGGGGAACGGATATGGAGTGTGTGTTGAAACTGTTGAAGAAGGGAAACTGACTGAAGGGGCTGAGCTGAGAAAAGAAATAGAAGAGGTCCAGAAAGGAGAAGAGGCTGTAGATACTTCTGCACTTGAGAGTGAGAAACTGTTGCCTAGTGGCTATGCTTCTGTCGCTGCTCTGCTAGAGGAGTGCAAGGCTGAGACTGAGCCAATCTCACAACTTGCATGTGATGTTAAGAATAGTGGAAATAAAGGAGGTATAGGATTGGTGGGAGAAGAGAAACTGTTGGAAGAAATGgatgagagagaaggaaaaggattAGAAGAGAACGAATATACTGCGGGTGCTGCTTCTCAGGGATTTTCCCAGTGTGTTTATCCTTCTGTTGGTGAGGTACTGGAAGAGCATATGAATCAAGTGAAGCAATCTAATCGAAGCTCAGAGTTTGCATCTGTGATCAAGGAGAAAGGACATGAAGGGGAAGTTGAGatgatagaagaaaagaaaccaaCTGAAGGCATGCATTTGGGAGAAGAAAGACAAAGAGAAGCTAAGGAAGAAGAGTGTGTAGATACTGCTGCCATGGAGACTGAGAAATTATCTCCTAGAGCTTATCTTTCAGAGTCTGTTGCATCAGAGGTGTGTGAAGTTGAAATTGAGCTATCCAGTTTGAGTTCAGAGTATGCATCTTTTGTCAAGGACGACGGAGAAGGAATAGGTATTAAGCTAGTGGAAGAAGTGCAACCAACAGAGGAGGAAATGataatggaagaaaaaaaagaagctgaaAACAAGGTGATGAAACAAGAGGGCGTGGGAGCTGAGAACAAGGAGCAGCTGCAGAATGCTGAGCATTTTGTGGATGTTGTTTCTACAGAGCAGAAGATTGAAACCGAGCAATCTGGTGTGAGCTTGTGCGATCCATCTGTGGTCAAACAGAACGAGGATGGGGACTGTATAGAGGTCTTGGAAGAAAAAATCCTACTGTCAAATGAAGCAGGgatgagagaagaaagagaagtgcTAGTggagggaaaggaagaagatggtgacAATGCTGCTGCCCCAAAGAATGATGGAGCAGTAAGCAGTGCTGATGGTGCTGTTGCTGTTGTTGCTATGGAGATCAAGGGTGAGAGTGAACCATCTGGTTTCAATTCAGAGTATCTACCTGCTGTTGAATATCAGTCTTTGGATATGGCAGAGACTGAAAGCCGATCTTCCATCGAGCATGGTTTGGACCTCAGTCCTGGACCGAAAGCGGTAGCTGTGGATACAGAGGTCCCAGTGTCTTCTGATGGTGAG